The sequence below is a genomic window from Uranotaenia lowii strain MFRU-FL chromosome 2, ASM2978415v1, whole genome shotgun sequence.
taaaataattacTAATCTTTTTCTAGGTACATTTGGCATTTTCATATCAAATCTACAGCTAATTGTTTTTCGACAGTGGGTTGTCAAGTGAAACCCatcttaaaaattcaacaaacgtGCCAGAACCAAAATACATtgctgtaccaacacgtgaaaaggatctatctccaaaagtaaacaaaaaccattttcagtacctcatgataggccaacagttgccctacttaacggtaaaacccttttgagaaaatgatatttcgttacattgaaaactcaatttgagtaaaggatctataaacattttaaaaccagaactgccatcacatggatatacaccctttactccggaacaatttttcgctactactccgcaaacaaactcaaaatcatCAATTCGACTCTTTATTctacataaaaacatagttgcaaatgtatgcgagcttataactagagctaaaaataagaaaatagcaaagggtgtataaacaggttagacaaaatattacgtgagctaggttctatgtacgatagcgcgttgtttttttccatgaaaattgatattcctctattctaacatgggatgcttcttaaaaatcgtttgtctttcataaaaacaaaaaatttgaagtgattttaattagggatttaaaataggttgtattttcttcaaacgcgtttttcttgatACGCTATATATGGAAATAGATGCTTTTTATGTGTTGGTAAAGATTTgacactttattcaacataaaatcatagttacaaatgaacgcgagcttaaaactaaagctagaaatgagaaaatagcaaagggtgtataaacaaagGAGACAAAATATaacgtgagctaggttctatctacgatagcgcgttcgtttttcattaaaattgatattcctctattctaacatatAGAGGATGCTTCTAAACATCGTTTGTCTGTCATAAAATGCAaacatttcaagtgatttttaattagcgatttaaaaaaggttaaattttcttcaaacgcgtttttctcgattcgccgtatatggagatacatccttttcacgtgttggtacagattggctttttaaattacaattgcTACGTTTGATCCTTAAAATGTCATAAtcatgttaattaaaaaaattgttcaggTCCATGATCTGCCATAAAAAACTGATTGGACTGacttaaattttctgttttgcaAATAGATAATGGAATGAGATTGATTagaacatcttcaaaattttataatacaTACATTTATAAAAGCCGGTTTCGGACTAATTTCTCAAGCTTAGTtatgaaatttgttcaaaaaattacgcaacgaatcaattttatttaatgtattcCTCAAAATTACTGTAGCTTTAGAGTTAAATAAAGGTAACTGTTGCTTTGGGCACATTTGGCATTTCGATACgaaaaagtgtgcaaaaaaaacaaaacatcaaacatgaatatttacaaaattgtatctacaaaactttttttgtattaatttccTGTATCAGAGTtatattcctgttttttgtatTCACATTCATTATTTAGCAACGAAAGATCTCACAAATCTTTGAGTTGCCCGACTTAACGTTTTGGTTGGGTAGATACCAACCGCTTGCATCTTAATTTCAAGCTAGAAATGTAGTCCCTATTTTCTAATAGGTATCGAACTAAGGTAATAGGTAACTAAATAAaagtataaatgaaaaaatgtacaGGAATAGAATGGATTTTACGTCAACAAATACGCTCCAAGTTTGGGGAATAAATTATTCTATCAAGGAGAGTGTTTTTAGCCTTTTAAAGGTCTTCCGTAggttaatttctaatattaaaaataatcatgataaTGAAAGTAAAGGCAATTTGATAAAACTTCTGCTCAAATTAAGCTGTGTTTCATTTATTTACAATACATCAAAGCGTGTAAAAACACTGAACGTCGCACAGTCGCCTAACAGTAGAAAACCAGTGTTGAGTGCGGTTTTTAATCGCATATTGTCTCGTTCCAGCCTTCGCAATGGACAGCGATGATTCCCGACCCGGTTCATCAGCTTCAAATAGTTCTTCGAACTCGGACAATCCGGTCGCGAAGAAAGATCACAGCGATGGGGCCACAGGAGAACGTCGCTCGAGGTCCCGATCGCGATCACGGTCTCCGCATTCTCGGTCCGAATCTCGATCGCGATCCCGTTCGAGGTCTAACAGCTTGGCGTCTGGTTCATCGAGACCGAATAAACGGCAGCAGCTGAGTAGTCCACCATCAAGTCCAAAAAACTACGATGATCCTCCGTCGCGGTCTAATTCACCGTCATTCCGCAGTGCGGAAAATTCACGCAATTCGCTCCCGAAATCCACTCGTAGCCGTAGTCGCAGCGTGACACCTGACGAGACATTGGGACGATATAATCGTTCTCGTTCAGGATCAAATCATTCGGATGGCTCCTCGAAACGCCATCGTAGGCTTTCGCGGCATTCAAGTGGTTCAAATTTGAGTGAAAAACTCAAGGGAGAAGAGATTTCCGATTGCGAGATGGAATCCGATCGGGAAGATAAGGATAAAAGTCGGGATGATGAAAAGCAAGATGATCGGAATTTATCAATGGGTCATGGAACGAGTCATGTGAAAGATACCCTTGATATGAGCCACGAAGATCTCAGTGACGTGAGCTTGGAGAGTGAAAACGAAAATGACGACGTTGTGAAAGATAGCGATCACGAAAGTGAGAAAGAAGAGCGCGAGGAAGAAGATCATGAAGAGGAACGCGTCAAGAGCAAACCAGAATCAATGGTTGATGAGTCTGAAAGACGTGATTCAGATAAAGGAAAAATAACAGATTTAAGGCAAAAGTTGGAAGAGAAGAAAAATCAACAACGAAACAATGAAGATAAACAGACAAATGGTGCCCGAGGTACGTTTAACTTGAAATAGAATAGCTAAATAGTTACTATAAGCAGAAGGTTTTTCAGGTCACGACAGTTTATTAGAAGATGACAAAAACGATGAAGATGCATTGGACTTTGAAGCAGAAGAAGGCGAATGTAACGATCCTCCCAAAGAAGTTGAAAAGACGGAAACTGGGAAAATACCAGTTAAGGCTCCTGAATCAgacaaaaagaagaaaaaagcatCGGATGATGAGttagaggaaggagaagaactGGAAGAGGGAGAAGTTTCGGACGAGGACGAAAAAAGACCGGAAGAAACCGAACCTAAGCCTCTTTGTCGATTTTACACTCGTGGCCAGTGTACTTGGGGCATGAGTTGTAGATTTTTGCACCCTGGAGTTACCGATAAAGGTAACTACACCATGTTCGATATGGTTCGTCCGGTTCCTATTTCGCATCAACCTCCACCGTACGCAGCACACCCTATGATGTACCCGCCAGATTATCGCATTGAGCGCCCTCCAATGCATCACATGGCTTCTTACCATTCTGGAGGCTACGGAGGTCGGGCACCACCTGAAGCTTTGCCACCTCAGACAAGATCATCGGAACCGATGGCTGAAAGTGCTTGGGAACGGGGATTGCGTACTGCAAAAGAAATGATGCGCAAAGCAACCAAGCGCAAGGAACAGGACATTGATTTTGAGGACAAAAAGATGAATCTATCTTTAACACAAGATGAAATGGAGAAGGACAATTACTACAACAGAGCATCTCCTGAggtaatatttctaaaaaatataaatcgcctaataaattttgtaatctaTACTCATTTTTTCCAGTCCCCAACATTCGCGCCCGCCCGACCGGTGTCAGCTGGGTATGATTATCCCCAAGGACCTGCTCGATTCTCTCGAGCAGGACCTACAGCTGAAGAAGACCAGTTCGGCAGAACACAACGCTATAGAGAGCTACCATCGCACAGGATGCCCCAATACGGAGACGAAGATGTTTCCAAGAATCGAAACCGCGCTACGACTCGTGAAGTTATTGTCCAACGTGCGGATGAGTGGAATGATCCATGGATGCGTTCTAAATCTCCCGGTCATGATAAACGAAATACTCGGCGAGAACGTCGTAGCTATAGCAAAAGCTCCTCTTATTCAAGCTCCAGCAGCAGCTCTCGGTCCGGCTCAAGTTCCGATTCTAGCCGTTCACCTTCTCCGAACAGCAGGCGACATCGTTATGATAGCCATCGATCCAAAGAGAGCGATAGAAATGCTACTCACATTCGGAAGGTTATCCGAACACGATCGCCCAGTGCAAGTCCCCGCCGAAACAAATACTCCCCACAGGGTAATGGTATAACTATATTGATGCATTGTGAGGTCTTTTATTGATAAGGTTTTTTTCAGCACGCAAAACGTCTCCGCTGACAAAGAAACGCAACCCTTCACCAATCCCGGACAAACGGGTCATAGAAAAAGCCGTTTCGAGGAAGGATAGATCAAAGAAAGTTAGTATCATGAATCAGGACTGCTCAAAAGCTGGGTTTTGTTATATAACACCTTTGTTTTCTAGCCATCACCAATACGCAAAGTTTCGACTGACAAACGTCGTCGGCGTTCCAGCTCGTCTGGTTCCGGTTCGTCTGATTCAAGCGATTCCGGTTCGGAAAGCTCGTACTCATCGAGCTCTTCAACATCGTCGCGCGGTAAAGCAGCTGCAAAGAAATCCAAGACTTCTGAAAAGACGTCCAAATCATCGTTGTCTGCGGCTATAAAGAAGGGTAACATCACAACAATGGAGTTGTAAGTGTTCCAATTTAAGACTTCTTGTTTTTTAGGTTCGGATATGAAAAAGTCCAGCGATTCCAAACCGAATGCACAAGTAGTTCCGCCGTCCAGCGCCGCATTAGAAAAAGCCGCTGCCAATGCATCGAAGAAATCCTCCCGACGGGAAGAATTGCTCAAACAACTTCGTGCTGTAGAAGAAGCGATCGCACGAAAGCGCACCAAAATAGCCTGAACCCCTCAAAAAAAGCAATCGTTTTAGAATGCCGACGATTTATTCCATTAATTTTCAAAGCTGACAGCTTTTCGCCCACATCAATGTAGTGTTAACATAAACTATCTCATTTGTCCCCACTAACTATATGTGAGGCACTTTTGACACTAAAACCACACCTTATCATTCTGCTAGATTTTAATCGTACCGTTAACTTAAAGGTTTAAC
It includes:
- the LOC129746538 gene encoding zinc finger CCCH domain-containing protein 18 isoform X2 yields the protein MDSDDSRPGSSASNSSSNSDNPVAKKDHSDGATGERRSRSRSRSRSPHSRSESRSRSRSRSNSLASGSSRPNKRQQLSSPPSSPKNYDDPPSRSNSPSFRSAENSRNSLPKSTRSRSRSVTPDETLGRYNRSRSGSNHSDGSSKRHRRLSRHSSGSNLSEKLKGEEISDCEMESDREDKDKSRDDEKQDDRNLSMGHGTSHVKDTLDMSHEDLSDVSLESENENDDVVKDSDHESEKEEREEEDHEEERVKSKPESMVDESERRDSDKGKITDLRQKLEEKKNQQRNNEDKQTNGARGHDSLLEDDKNDEDALDFEAEEGECNDPPKEVEKTETGKIPVKAPESDKKKKKASDDELEEGEELEEGEVSDEDEKRPEETEPKPLCRFYTRGQCTWGMSCRFLHPGVTDKGNYTMFDMVRPVPISHQPPPYAAHPMMYPPDYRIERPPMHHMASYHSGGYGGRAPPEALPPQTRSSEPMAESAWERGLRTAKEMMRKATKRKEQDIDFEDKKMNLSLTQDEMEKDNYYNRASPESPTFAPARPVSAGYDYPQGPARFSRAGPTAEEDQFGRTQRYRELPSHRMPQYGDEDVSKNRNRATTREVIVQRADEWNDPWMRSKSPGHDKRNTRRERRSYSKSSSYSSSSSSSRSGSSSDSSRSPSPNSRRHRYDSHRSKESDRNATHIRKVIRTRSPSASPRRNKYSPQARKTSPLTKKRNPSPIPDKRVIEKAVSRKDRSKKPSPIRKVSTDKRRRRSSSSGSGSSDSSDSGSESSYSSSSSTSSRGKAAAKKSKTSEKTSKSSLSAAIKKGSDMKKSSDSKPNAQVVPPSSAALEKAAANASKKSSRREELLKQLRAVEEAIARKRTKIA
- the LOC129746538 gene encoding zinc finger CCCH domain-containing protein 18 isoform X1; protein product: MDSDDSRPGSSASNSSSNSDNPVAKKDHSDGATGERRSRSRSRSRSPHSRSESRSRSRSRSNSLASGSSRPNKRQQLSSPPSSPKNYDDPPSRSNSPSFRSAENSRNSLPKSTRSRSRSVTPDETLGRYNRSRSGSNHSDGSSKRHRRLSRHSSGSNLSEKLKGEEISDCEMESDREDKDKSRDDEKQDDRNLSMGHGTSHVKDTLDMSHEDLSDVSLESENENDDVVKDSDHESEKEEREEEDHEEERVKSKPESMVDESERRDSDKGKITDLRQKLEEKKNQQRNNEDKQTNGARGHDSLLEDDKNDEDALDFEAEEGECNDPPKEVEKTETGKIPVKAPESDKKKKKASDDELEEGEELEEGEVSDEDEKRPEETEPKPLCRFYTRGQCTWGMSCRFLHPGVTDKGNYTMFDMVRPVPISHQPPPYAAHPMMYPPDYRIERPPMHHMASYHSGGYGGRAPPEALPPQTRSSEPMAESAWERGLRTAKEMMRKATKRKEQDIDFEDKKMNLSLTQDEMEKDNYYNRASPESPTFAPARPVSAGYDYPQGPARFSRAGPTAEEDQFGRTQRYRELPSHRMPQYGDEDVSKNRNRATTREVIVQRADEWNDPWMRSKSPGHDKRNTRRERRSYSKSSSYSSSSSSSRSGSSSDSSRSPSPNSRRHRYDSHRSKESDRNATHIRKVIRTRSPSASPRRNKYSPQGNARKTSPLTKKRNPSPIPDKRVIEKAVSRKDRSKKPSPIRKVSTDKRRRRSSSSGSGSSDSSDSGSESSYSSSSSTSSRGKAAAKKSKTSEKTSKSSLSAAIKKGSDMKKSSDSKPNAQVVPPSSAALEKAAANASKKSSRREELLKQLRAVEEAIARKRTKIA